A portion of the Sabethes cyaneus chromosome 3, idSabCyanKW18_F2, whole genome shotgun sequence genome contains these proteins:
- the LOC128744147 gene encoding dentin sialophosphoprotein-like, which translates to MNEKMKLQTEQNSAPAISFENREEVLSVTEEKSEKQEKRKKLKWKEIEGTSTTDVSESDAKLSTEPISSSDSSDSFRKRKRKNKNYNKEKPQKTVMSNPYTSTENSSTESSDSSESSSTTMSDSSSNSK; encoded by the coding sequence atgaatgaaaaaatgaaactgCAAACTGAGCAAAATAGCGCCCCCGCGATTTCCTTCGAAAACCGAGAAGAAGTACTCAGCGTAACAGaggagaaaagtgagaaacaggaaaagaggaagaaaTTGAAATGGAAGGAAATTGAAGGTACATCAACTACAGATGTTTCCGAATCAGATGCCAAATTATCGACAGAGCCAATCAGTAGCTCCGATAGCTCAGATAGTTTCAGGAAAAGGAAACGGAAAAATAAGAACTATAATAAGGAAAAACCCCAAAAAACCGTTATGTCGAATCCGTACACGTCGACCGAAAATTCTTCGACTGAATCGAGCGATAGCTCTGAGTCGTCATCAACGACGATGTCTGATAGCTCATCCAATTCCAAATAG